A region from the Brachyspira hampsonii genome encodes:
- the fmt gene encoding methionyl-tRNA formyltransferase, which translates to MELDNVNLNGVISPIDTKKDRKGNIINSPVVEIALDKHLNLFQPESINKDDFYNTLLDLSPDFLIIVAYGKILNKRTLSLPKIMPLNIHGSLLPVLRGASPVEHALLYGFEKSGTTLQKMDIKLDEGDIILQHEVSIDKDWQFNDLYDKIKESGVYLLKEFFKDTNKYISGMVKQDDSLATYCSKIKKEDGKLDFSKDALSLHNMTRAFVRWPTAYCFYKNISIKVFNSEYIYKDNNTDFGKIVDINNNGIYINALNGVYVIKELQREGKKRQTVKEFLCGNKLVVGEYFN; encoded by the coding sequence ATGGAATTAGATAATGTTAATCTTAATGGAGTAATATCTCCTATAGATACCAAAAAAGATAGAAAAGGAAATATTATCAATTCTCCTGTAGTAGAAATTGCTTTAGATAAGCATCTTAATCTTTTTCAGCCGGAGAGTATAAATAAAGATGATTTCTATAATACTTTATTAGATTTATCTCCAGATTTTTTAATAATAGTAGCTTATGGTAAAATTTTAAATAAGAGAACATTATCATTGCCTAAAATTATGCCTCTTAATATTCATGGTTCTCTATTGCCTGTTCTTAGAGGGGCAAGTCCTGTTGAACATGCTTTGCTTTATGGTTTTGAAAAAAGCGGTACTACATTGCAGAAAATGGATATAAAATTAGATGAAGGTGATATTATTCTTCAGCATGAGGTTAGTATAGATAAAGATTGGCAATTTAATGATTTATATGATAAAATAAAAGAAAGCGGAGTATATTTGCTTAAAGAGTTTTTTAAAGATACTAATAAATATATATCTGGTATGGTAAAGCAAGATGATTCTTTGGCTACTTATTGCAGTAAAATAAAAAAAGAGGACGGCAAGCTTGATTTTTCAAAGGATGCACTTAGTTTGCATAATATGACTAGGGCTTTTGTAAGATGGCCTACAGCTTATTGTTTTTACAAAAATATTTCTATAAAAGTTTTTAATAGTGAATATATATATAAAGATAATAATACTGATTTTGGTAAAATAGTAGATATTAATAATAATGGTATTTATATAAATGCCCTTAATGGTGTATATGTTATAAAAGAACTTCAAAGAGAAGGAAAAAAAAGACAGACTGTTAAAGAGTTTTTATGCGGAAATAAACTAGTTGTAGGAGAATATTTTAATTAA